A window of Citrobacter amalonaticus contains these coding sequences:
- a CDS encoding Hok/Gef family protein, with protein sequence MVCLTLLIFTCLTRSRLCEFRIKDGDREVAAVLAYESNGK encoded by the coding sequence ATCGTGTGTTTAACGCTGTTAATATTCACCTGCCTTACCCGATCTCGCTTATGCGAATTCAGGATCAAGGACGGAGACAGGGAGGTCGCTGCAGTGCTGGCTTACGAATCCAACGGTAAGTAG
- a CDS encoding glycoside hydrolase family 1 protein, with protein sequence MAKQSSFPQGFLWGGAIAANQAEGAWNVDGKGPSVADAITWKPNLSLKDYSGHMALTDENIQDAFSGKNDAFYPKRRGIDFYHHYKDDIALFAEMGFKVLRVSIAWSRIFPTGEDATPNEAGLQFYEDMFSELRRHNIEPLVTLSHYEMPLALSEKYNGWVHRNVMDAFVRFSNVCFDRYKDLVRYWLTFNEIDSIHRHPFTTAGIREEKSEPGKATQDIYQGLHHQFVASALVTRDCHAKIPGSQVGCMLTKLTTYPHSCRPEDIEATLKKNLENYFYADVQVFGEYPPLILRDLARRNIHITMAAEDKQILKDYTVDFVSFSYYMSLTESTQPDVERIPGNTVLGVRNPYLPASEWGWQIDPIGLKISLLELYDRYQKPLFIVENGLGAKDVVENDKIHDSYRIDYFRSHFEQTLAAINEGVEVMGFTTWGCIDLISAGTSQMSKRYGFIYVDQDDEGHGTLKRLKKDSFWWYQKVIGNNGSDMS encoded by the coding sequence ATGGCAAAACAATCCTCATTTCCGCAAGGCTTTTTATGGGGCGGGGCGATTGCCGCCAATCAGGCAGAAGGAGCATGGAATGTCGACGGTAAAGGGCCATCCGTTGCCGATGCTATCACCTGGAAACCCAATTTATCGTTGAAGGATTACAGCGGGCATATGGCTCTGACCGATGAAAATATCCAAGATGCCTTTAGCGGTAAAAATGATGCATTTTATCCGAAGCGTCGCGGTATCGATTTTTATCATCACTATAAAGACGATATCGCCTTATTTGCTGAAATGGGTTTTAAAGTGCTCAGGGTATCCATCGCTTGGTCGCGTATCTTTCCAACCGGAGAAGATGCAACCCCTAACGAAGCTGGCCTGCAATTTTATGAAGATATGTTCAGCGAATTGCGCCGTCATAATATTGAACCACTCGTCACCCTTTCACATTATGAAATGCCGCTGGCGCTCAGCGAAAAATATAATGGCTGGGTGCATCGCAATGTGATGGATGCTTTTGTGCGTTTTAGCAATGTCTGTTTTGACAGATATAAAGACTTAGTTCGTTACTGGCTAACTTTCAACGAGATAGATAGTATCCATCGCCATCCATTTACCACCGCTGGCATTCGAGAAGAGAAAAGTGAACCCGGTAAAGCAACACAAGATATTTACCAAGGACTACACCATCAATTTGTTGCCTCTGCTCTAGTGACCCGTGATTGCCACGCGAAAATTCCCGGTAGCCAAGTAGGATGCATGCTGACCAAGCTTACGACTTACCCACACAGCTGCCGCCCAGAAGATATAGAAGCGACATTAAAGAAGAACTTAGAAAACTACTTCTACGCCGATGTACAAGTGTTTGGTGAATATCCGCCGCTGATCCTACGCGATCTCGCTAGACGAAATATTCATATCACGATGGCTGCCGAAGATAAGCAAATATTAAAAGACTATACCGTCGATTTTGTCTCCTTCAGCTACTACATGTCGCTGACCGAATCGACCCAACCTGATGTAGAGCGCATTCCTGGTAACACCGTGCTTGGTGTTAGAAATCCCTACTTACCGGCATCCGAATGGGGCTGGCAAATTGACCCTATTGGACTAAAAATCTCGTTACTTGAGCTTTATGATCGTTACCAGAAACCCTTATTTATCGTCGAAAATGGTTTAGGTGCGAAAGATGTTGTGGAAAACGATAAGATCCACGACAGTTACCGTATCGACTATTTTCGTAGCCACTTTGAACAAACGCTGGCAGCCATTAATGAAGGTGTTGAGGTGATGGGCTTTACCACTTGGGGATGCATTGATCTCATCAGTGCCGGCACATCACAAATGTCTAAGCGCTACGGCTTCATCTATGTCGATCAAGATGACGAAGGGCACGGAACATTAAAACGCCTTAAAAAAGACTCCTTCTGGTGGTACCAGAAAGTGATCGGCAATAATGGTTCAGACATGAGCTAG
- a CDS encoding DUF2767 family protein, protein MPENKSTTDDEESLLYDEACRMVGQCCLMLASNGAETHRDQLVYQLKRLHWKFMVETDVSHNGILFAIEQLATARDDKFGSQTGS, encoded by the coding sequence ATGCCAGAAAATAAAAGCACTACGGATGATGAAGAGAGTCTTCTCTACGATGAAGCCTGCAGGATGGTAGGGCAGTGCTGCCTGATGCTGGCCAGTAACGGTGCGGAAACCCATCGCGACCAGCTGGTTTATCAACTGAAAAGGCTTCACTGGAAATTCATGGTTGAAACAGACGTTTCACACAACGGGATTCTGTTTGCCATCGAGCAGCTCGCTACTGCGCGGGATGACAAATTCGGTTCACAAACCGGGTCATGA
- a CDS encoding aldehyde dehydrogenase family protein, whose translation MKNLPVIFNNQHSDTHTVSAALCQLRHDSRSKPLPHEQRYSLLKGCIRLLQENKDELCEAYSQDFGHRAHASTLLSDILGSIEALKHSLSGLKKWSQDEPRESPFPDTCSYIQYRPLGVVGVMSPWNFPLVLTFGPLSGILAAGNRAIIKPSEFTPSGSRLLCHLISEYFPPDEILTVQGDAGVSAFFASLPLDHLVFTGSSATGRHVMRAAAENLTPVTLELGGKSPVIISESANLKTAAERIMTAKAFNAGQICIAPDYVMVPARYADEFIGYAVAFLRKSYGSYLKNPDFSSIINAAHSSRLNELIDDATKNCERVISASEELDLPSEGRIIPRLILNPSDNSRIMQEEIFGPLLPIITYEKTDECINRIRNGEKPLALYYFGQNENEFRELQCSTDSGALVFNDVMSHVLVHDLPFGGVGHSGMGAYHGEDGFRRFSHARAIFIQSDTGLSNLLMRAPFTDEKINQITSLINQP comes from the coding sequence ATGAAAAATCTGCCTGTCATTTTCAACAATCAACATTCAGATACCCATACCGTATCAGCTGCTTTATGTCAGCTGAGGCACGATTCCAGATCTAAACCGCTCCCACACGAGCAACGTTATTCCCTTCTTAAGGGTTGTATTCGTTTGTTGCAGGAAAACAAGGATGAACTGTGTGAGGCCTACAGTCAGGATTTTGGTCACAGGGCACATGCCAGCACATTACTTTCCGATATTTTGGGTTCAATTGAAGCCCTGAAGCATTCACTGAGCGGTCTGAAAAAATGGTCGCAGGATGAACCCCGTGAATCACCCTTCCCGGATACGTGTTCTTACATTCAATACAGACCGCTGGGGGTTGTAGGTGTAATGAGCCCGTGGAATTTTCCACTGGTGTTAACTTTCGGACCACTCTCCGGTATCCTCGCAGCAGGTAACCGGGCAATTATTAAACCTTCCGAATTCACGCCATCGGGAAGTCGGCTGCTCTGTCATTTGATTTCAGAATATTTCCCTCCGGATGAAATTTTGACTGTTCAGGGTGATGCCGGTGTCTCTGCATTCTTCGCTTCCCTTCCTCTGGATCATCTGGTGTTTACCGGTAGTTCAGCAACGGGCCGACATGTTATGCGTGCAGCAGCCGAAAATCTTACGCCGGTAACGCTGGAGTTAGGCGGGAAATCTCCTGTCATCATTTCAGAAAGCGCCAACCTGAAAACGGCTGCTGAAAGAATAATGACGGCCAAAGCATTTAATGCGGGGCAGATTTGCATCGCCCCCGATTATGTTATGGTTCCAGCAAGATACGCAGACGAGTTCATCGGTTACGCTGTAGCGTTCCTGAGAAAATCATACGGTTCTTATCTTAAGAATCCTGACTTCTCGTCAATAATTAATGCAGCCCACAGCAGCAGATTAAATGAATTGATCGACGATGCCACGAAAAATTGTGAGCGCGTCATTTCAGCCAGTGAGGAGCTGGATTTGCCGTCTGAGGGGAGAATCATTCCACGACTCATTCTCAATCCCTCCGACAATTCACGCATCATGCAGGAAGAAATTTTCGGCCCGCTGCTTCCGATTATTACGTATGAAAAAACGGATGAATGCATTAATCGGATCCGGAATGGAGAAAAACCGCTGGCGTTGTACTATTTTGGACAGAATGAAAATGAGTTCAGAGAGTTACAATGTTCAACCGATTCTGGTGCCCTTGTCTTTAATGATGTGATGAGTCATGTTTTGGTGCACGATCTGCCGTTTGGTGGCGTGGGGCATTCCGGTATGGGAGCCTATCATGGAGAGGATGGTTTCCGTCGATTTTCCCATGCACGCGCCATTTTTATTCAGTCTGATACAGGTTTATCGAACCTGCTCATGCGGGCACCATTTACGGACGAAAAAATTAATCAAATTACCTCCCTGATAAATCAGCCCTGA
- a CDS encoding PRD domain-containing protein, translating to MITIKKSLNNSMLLVDNDQQEMILFGKGIGFNAKPGTNIDLAQVEKIFLPLSNIKGRHFLSLTDTIPSEFFDISHEILVLARSICGDKLNSLLLLTLAEHLHFAVERSRKSQTILNKLSWEVKRYYPQEYGIGQHARAKVNERFKVELPEDESVNIAFHLISASSQESDSSAHQQVELVNRLAAIVHYKLGKNTDTESVNYIRFINHLRYFSERVLAGKIVMSETEDFYQELMRYRPDAMNVAWGIRDYVQDKYQLSLPKDELTWLSIHISRLIDKQS from the coding sequence GTGATAACGATAAAAAAATCACTCAACAACAGTATGCTGTTAGTGGATAACGACCAACAAGAGATGATTCTTTTTGGTAAAGGGATTGGCTTTAACGCCAAGCCGGGGACGAATATCGATTTAGCTCAGGTAGAGAAAATTTTTCTGCCGCTAAGCAATATCAAAGGCCGTCATTTTCTATCGCTTACGGACACTATTCCTTCGGAGTTTTTCGATATCAGCCATGAAATTCTGGTGCTCGCGCGCAGCATTTGTGGGGACAAACTCAATTCGCTGTTACTTCTAACCCTTGCCGAACACCTTCATTTTGCCGTCGAACGCAGCCGTAAGAGCCAGACTATTCTGAATAAATTAAGTTGGGAAGTTAAACGCTATTATCCTCAAGAATACGGCATTGGCCAACACGCTCGCGCTAAGGTCAATGAGAGATTTAAGGTCGAACTCCCCGAAGATGAATCGGTGAATATTGCCTTTCATCTTATCAGTGCTAGCAGCCAAGAGAGCGACAGTTCCGCCCATCAACAAGTTGAATTAGTTAACCGACTCGCCGCCATTGTTCACTATAAATTGGGTAAGAATACCGATACCGAATCAGTTAATTACATACGCTTTATCAATCATTTAAGATATTTTTCAGAACGGGTACTGGCGGGTAAAATCGTGATGAGCGAGACAGAAGATTTTTATCAGGAATTGATGCGCTACCGTCCAGATGCCATGAATGTCGCTTGGGGTATTCGCGATTACGTGCAGGACAAATATCAACTGTCGTTACCGAAAGATGAACTAACATGGCTCAGTATTCATATTAGTCGCTTAATAGATAAGCAGTCCTGA
- a CDS encoding beta-glucoside-specific PTS transporter subunit IIABC, translated as MNHLKTALEIIKQVGGAENIEHIGHCSTRLRLSLYDNSKVNEAALSNTDGVLGVRLNVQCQVIIGHEVVQVFEAVQSLVGPQQPSEQKSSAKESQGARIVDFVISVFQPLVPAIAGGGVLKSLLLLMDAIGWMSRDSSTYKVLDNIGTAPLYFLPILVAITTAMKLKVNILVAVSAASVMILPTMTKQLAEGATFMSFDLVNVAYASQVFPAILCVLLYALTEKFFNRYSPGALRIFLSPMLSLLVTVPITLLILGPLGSELGTGLATLILWLYGKLGFVATGLFAAALPFMVAAGMHKPMLPYAVASMSQFGKEMLYLPASLAHNIAESGACMAIALRSKDKVMKSTAFSAGISALFGITEPALYGVTLLHKKALYSVIIGGVIGGAFIGWVGLEAFALVGPGLASISMFVSPENPLNILWAFAGAGLSFLVSFICALLLWRDKVSEKSAELNFARPIEGKIIPLETVNDDVFSRKIMGDGIAIIPSQGVLRAPADGTIVSVFDSGHALGLLTDSGVELIFHIGIDTIKLQGEGFSPKVTEGQQVKCGDTLIEFSIDTITAVGLDPVVVMVVTNGERFTLLPVNQNEKNPNPHIIMTLKESM; from the coding sequence ATGAATCACTTGAAAACGGCATTAGAGATAATCAAGCAGGTCGGTGGTGCTGAGAATATCGAGCATATTGGACACTGTTCTACCCGCTTAAGATTGAGCTTATATGACAACAGTAAAGTGAATGAAGCTGCACTTTCAAACACCGATGGCGTGCTAGGCGTACGCCTCAATGTGCAGTGCCAAGTCATTATTGGTCATGAAGTCGTACAAGTTTTCGAAGCGGTGCAGTCACTGGTTGGCCCACAACAACCTAGTGAGCAAAAGAGTTCTGCCAAAGAAAGCCAAGGTGCACGCATTGTTGATTTTGTTATCAGCGTCTTCCAGCCATTAGTTCCTGCCATCGCCGGCGGTGGTGTACTCAAATCACTGTTACTGTTAATGGATGCCATCGGCTGGATGAGCCGTGACAGTTCTACTTATAAAGTCTTGGATAATATCGGTACCGCCCCGCTCTATTTTCTGCCGATTCTGGTCGCGATCACCACGGCGATGAAATTAAAGGTCAATATACTGGTGGCGGTGTCAGCGGCTTCGGTAATGATATTACCGACAATGACTAAACAATTGGCCGAAGGGGCAACGTTTATGTCATTCGATTTGGTCAATGTTGCCTACGCCTCTCAGGTATTTCCCGCGATCCTATGCGTACTTTTATATGCCCTGACAGAGAAGTTCTTTAATCGCTATTCACCGGGCGCATTACGCATTTTCCTCTCCCCCATGCTTTCTCTGCTGGTAACAGTACCTATTACTTTACTGATCTTAGGGCCGTTAGGTTCTGAATTAGGTACCGGGCTGGCAACCCTTATTCTCTGGCTATACGGTAAATTAGGCTTTGTCGCGACAGGCCTATTTGCTGCGGCACTGCCATTTATGGTCGCCGCCGGCATGCATAAACCGATGCTACCTTATGCGGTTGCCTCCATGAGCCAGTTTGGCAAAGAAATGCTCTACCTTCCCGCCTCACTGGCACACAATATTGCCGAGTCCGGTGCTTGCATGGCGATTGCGCTAAGAAGTAAAGACAAAGTGATGAAGTCCACCGCTTTTTCGGCCGGAATTTCTGCCCTTTTTGGTATCACTGAACCCGCACTTTACGGCGTCACGCTACTCCATAAAAAAGCCTTATATAGCGTCATTATCGGCGGCGTGATTGGCGGCGCATTTATTGGTTGGGTTGGGCTTGAGGCCTTTGCATTAGTGGGACCAGGCCTTGCGAGTATCTCGATGTTTGTCTCGCCAGAAAACCCACTGAATATTCTCTGGGCCTTTGCCGGTGCCGGACTTTCCTTCTTGGTCTCATTTATCTGCGCGCTACTACTGTGGCGTGACAAAGTCAGTGAAAAAAGCGCTGAACTCAATTTCGCTCGGCCCATTGAAGGAAAAATCATCCCACTTGAAACCGTTAACGACGATGTATTTTCACGCAAAATTATGGGGGATGGTATCGCAATCATTCCTTCTCAAGGAGTGTTACGCGCCCCGGCGGATGGCACCATTGTCAGTGTCTTCGATAGCGGGCATGCGCTCGGTCTGCTGACTGACAGCGGCGTGGAGCTGATTTTTCATATCGGTATCGACACCATCAAACTGCAAGGAGAAGGCTTTAGTCCGAAGGTCACGGAAGGACAACAGGTTAAATGCGGTGACACTTTGATTGAATTTTCAATTGATACCATTACCGCGGTCGGTCTCGATCCGGTGGTGGTGATGGTAGTTACCAACGGTGAACGCTTCACTCTGCTTCCTGTTAATCAGAACGAAAAAAATCCTAATCCTCATATCATCATGACACTTAAGGAGTCCATGTAA